The Azospirillum lipoferum 4B genomic sequence GACTTGTTGTAGAGCGTCAATTATGGTTGCCGATTTTCGGCAATTACGGTTGCCTGTGAAGGCTCCGCTGGGTAGTTTTCAATGGATAGCACAGAGCCATTGATATGGCAACAAGGCGGCGTTCACCGACATTTTTATAGTTGTCGCTGTTCGGATACTTGTGGCGCGGGTAATTGACGTTACGATCCTGAAACGTCAATTACCCGCCGTATGACGGGTTGTTTTGAGCGTTGTTACTTTGTGACGGCGGCCTCCTGCGTGAGTGGCGAGGCGGCACGCTCCACGGCGGTGCGTTTGCGGTAGCTCTCGCCGTTCATCTCCAGGATGACGGCGTGGTGGACAAGGCGGTCGATCGCGGCGACGCACATGGCGGGATCGGGGAAAACCTGATCCCACGTTGAAAAAGGCTGATTTGCCGTGATCAGAAGGCTGTGCCGCTCGTACCGATGGGCGATGAGTTCAAACAGTACGGATGTTTCCGCTTGGTCCTTGCGCACATACGAGAAGTCATCGAGGATCACCAGATCGAACTTGTCCAGTTTATCCAACATGGACTCCAAGTTCAAATCGCGCCGCGCCGCCTGAAGACGCTGGACCATATCGGTCGTACGGGTGAACAGGACGCGATAGCCGGCGTCGATGAGGGCACTGCCGAGGGCGGCTGCTGCGTGAGACTTGCCGGTGCCGCTGGGGCCGAAGGCCAAAACGTTGGAGCCGTTTTTGAGCCAGAGGTCGCCAGCGGCGAGCGCCTGGAGGCGCCCCTTGGACAGGCCGGGGGCGGCATCGAAGTCGAAGGTGGCGAAGGTCTTGCCGGCCGGCAGCGCGGATTGCTCGTGATGGCGCTGAATGCGCCGGGCGGTACGGTCGGCGACCTCCAACTCGAACAGCGTGGCCAGCAGGCGCGCCGCCGGCCAGCCCTCGCGATCGGCCGTTTCGGCATGGCGGGTCCAGTGCCGGGCGATGCTGGGCAAGCGCAGCGCGCTGAGCAGCACCGGCAGGGTGGCGGTGTTGGCATCGCTCATGCCGGGATCTCCCGAGTGGCGGCGGGCAGCAGGCGGTCGTAACCGGCCGGATCGGGCGGCGTGATGGCGACATCGGTCACCGTCGCCGGTTTGGGCCGGAGCGCCGCCGTCAACGCCTCCAGGTCGGGCAGATCGCCGGCCGCCAGAAGGTCCTCCAAGCGTTGGGCCAAGGCCGCTTCGCAGCCACCATCGGCGGCCAGAGCGAGCAGCCCAACCATGACGCGGCAGGCGCGGCGGGCTGGCAGTTCGGCATCGAGCGCTTCCCAGACCTGCCGGTACACCGGGCGGGGAAACAGGGCGTCGCGGTAGATCAGGTGGCGCAGGGCCTGCGGTTTGCGCTTGAGCGTCCCGATGACGTGGTGGAAGTCGATGACGTGCCCCCGGTGGTTGCCGCTGGCGCGGCCACGCTCCAGCGTGATCACGCTGGTGGCGCCCAGGAAGCCTTCCAGGCGGTCGTCGTGCAGGTGGATCTTGAGCTTCTGGCCGATCAAGCGGGACGGCACGGTGTAGAGCACCTTGTCGACGCTGATCGTGCTGTTGCGCGTCACGGGAACGGTGAGTGCGGCGAAGTCGGCGGTCCGGTGTTCGGGCAACGCGCCCAGCACCGCGCGTTCGGCGCTCACCAGGGCGCGCCGACGGGTGTTGTGGCGCTCGACGAGACGGGCGAGGAAGCCGCGGTAGTCGTCGAGGCTGGCGAAGTCGCGGCTGTGCCGCCGCAACAGGGCCTGGTCGATGCGCCGCTTGAGGTGGGCGTGGGAGACCTCGATGGAACCGTTCTCGTTGGCCACGCCCGGGTTGTTGCGGGTGCCCTCCATGCCGTAATGCCGGCACAGCTCGGTGTAGCGGCGGGTGAAATCCTCCTGGGCGTCGCGGTTGAGGTTCTTGAAGGCGGCGGACAACGAGTCGGTGCGGTGCTCCGCCGGGACGCCGCCCAGCCCCCACAGCGCCTCTTGCAGGCCCTCGGCGACGGCGGTGAAGCTCTCGCCGCCAAGGATGACGCGCACGTGCTCCCAGCCGCTGTAAGCGAGCCGGAAATGGTAGAGGCGATGGGGGAAGAGGGCGCCGGCGAGGGTCACGCCAAGGTCGTCGGCCACCGTGAAGTCCGACAGGGCCTGACGCCCTGGAGGGTGGCATTGGGGAAAGAAGACGTCCTGGTCGGGACCGTGCAGGGCCCGCCAGCGGGCAATCCGCCGTTCCAGGGTGCGCCGGACCCCGTCGGGCACGTCGTCGCCGCCGCTTTCCTCCTGGAGGGCCTCGAAGATGCTGACCGCCAGCAAGCCGGGGGTTTCCTTCAGCATCTCCTCGACCCGGGGCCAGACGGCGAGCAGCGGATCCTTGCGGGTGCGCCAGGTTCGCTTGGCCTTGCGTTGGGAGGGCGGGCGCGGGTCGTTGTCGATGGCGCGGGCGGAGCGCTCGCTGATGTCGGCCTTGGCGGCCGCGACCGCCTGGGTGTGCGTCTTGCGGAGGGTCATGTAACGTTGGACCTGCTTGTCGGTGTGGTGGGTTCCAGGCATCGCTGACCGTTTCGTGTGGTGACGAACACGATCGCGATACCACTCCCAGCGCCGCCAAGCCGGCGGCGGACACCGTCACGGATGTCCGCCAGACCGCCACCCGGCTGGGCCGGTCTCTGGTCGGGGCTCCGCCCCTCCCGCCGACCGGCCCAGCCGGGTCCTCACCGGCAAAGATAGTTGCCGCTAACCGGCAAACCTAATCGTCGCGCCGCACCTTCACCCGCAATGACGATGGCTCCTTTGCCGGGACCATCAAGACGCTGACCCTCAACATCAAGGCCCGCTTCGTTCCCGTCGAGAAGGACAACGAGAAATCTCCCGACCTGCGGGCGCTTTGCGGGCCGATCGAGATCGGTGCCGGGTGGCGCAAGGCCGCCAAGGACACCGGACGTCTCTACCATTCCGTCAAGCTGGATGATCCGAGCTTCCCCGGCCCGATCTACGCCAGCTTGGTCGAGATCGACGGCGGCTACGCCCTGATCTGGTCCCGCTGAGATCCCGCATTCATCGGCTGCGGCGCTCCATCCGGAGCGCCGCGAACCGGCGGGAAAGCCGGGGGACGCGATCCCGGGACGTTCCTCATGTTCCCAAACGTTGGTCTGTCTCTTCAGACCTCCCAGCCTACCATGCCGGATCGGCCCGCCTCGAGGACGAGCGGTTCCCCCAAAATGCTGCGCATTTCGGCTCCCCCGCCCGCCTGCCGGTCAGCCGGTCGCCTGCGGCGATCCTCGACCCAGGCCGATCCGGCATCGTGGGGACCCTCCTGTCTTCAATCAGAGGAGGGAGCGATGCTCACCATCGACCGCCAGATCCAGGAGTTGCGCGCCGAACTGGCCGGCAGCGTCCTGACCCGCCGTGAACGCGTCCAGGCTCAGGCGGCGCTGACCGCGCTCATCGCCCGGCGGGCGGCGAGGGAGCGGGCCTTCGACGCGCGGATCGCCGAGGATGCGGCGCCCGGTTGAGGCGTTGTTCCGCCCGCCGGGCGGTCCCCGGAATGACCGCTCCACCACCGGCGGGAGGGAGCGGCTATTCCGCCGTCTCCGCGCTGGCGGTTTCGTATTCCAGCAACGCCGCCGGGGTCACGCCCAGGGCGTCGGCCATGTCCTTCACCACCGTCACCGTCGGATTGCGCGCCCCGCGCTCGATGCCGCTGATGTAGGTCCGGTGCAGCCCGGATTCGAAGGCGAACTGCTCCTGCGACCAGCCGCGCGCGCGTCTGATCCGCTGAACGTTGAGGCCGATCCGCTTGCGAATGTCCATCCCGGCAGAAAGCCATCTTGCAGCCGATCAGTCTACAGACTATGAGTAACATTGCGCGGTGACCGGTTGCGCCGAGGCGCCGCGTACCCGTTCCGCGCGGGGACGGCCGGCTGAAATGCACTTGGGAAATCCGACGCGAGGAGGGCGACGCCCGTGACCACCGCACCCCTTGTCCGAGCCAGAGGCCGGAGCCGCGCCAAGCTGCCGGCCGGTCTGGACGTCATCGACGCCCACATCGGCCTGCGGGTGAAACTGCGCCGCACCCTGGCCGGCCTGTCCCAGAGCGCCCTGGCCGAACGGGTCGGCGTGACCTTTCAGCAGGTCCAGAAATACGAGAACGGCGCCACCAGCATCACTGCCGCGCGGCTCTGGCAATTGGCGAACGCCCTGGATGTCCCGGTCAGCTTCTTCTTCGACGGCCTGCCCGGTGCTGGACGCAATGGAGAACTTGACCCTCCGCCCCCGGAGTTCGACCGCCGGGAAACCCTGGAGTTGGTGAAATGCTATTATCGGCTGACTCATCCTGCGGTTCGCCATCGTCTCTTTGATCTGCTGAAGGCGACGGTGTCCGCCCTGGAGGCGGGGGACTCGCCTCACACCGGAGGCTGATCGGTTTTGAAGCGAACGCCCGGACCTTTGCCGTCAACCGCCTCGATCAACTCCACGCCGGCGGCATCGAAGGCGCGCAGCAAGGCCTCGATGGTGACCGGATGGGCGTTCACAGCGCCCCGGGTCGCTTCCAGCCGCTTGATGGTCGGTTCGGACAGCTTGGACGCGAGGGCCAAATCCTTCCGCTCCCATCGGAGAAGGGAGCGCGCAGCTCGAAGTTGTTCGCCGGTCGGCACGGTGCGGCTTTCCAATCTTATCCTATATGGGATAAAATGATCCCATTTGGTTTGACGCGGAGCGGTGCGTGCTCTAACGTAGAGGGATAAGTGACCCTGAGTCTGCCGGCAAGCGCCGGACACAGCCACCGCGCGGATGACGCGGCCCAAACGGCATTTTTCCATTTGGCTGGATCTCAAAGAGGTTCCCATGCCCGCTCCGACGCCACCGGTGGCTGTCCGGCCGTCAACCCTTCGCGCTTGCCTCGCGGCGGCGGCTCGTCTGCTGAACGCGGCGGCGAGGGACTCAGACGGTTTTGAGCCCTTGGTGCCGCTCTGGCGGGAATGGCGGCGGGCTGCTACCGCGGTCAACCGGTCGTGCCGGGCGGCGCAAAGGCTGGAACGCCAACTCATGGCCAGCATCGGCCCGCCGCGCGTCGAAGTGCCGCTGGACCCGCCACCCTCGCAACCGGTCTACGCGTCCGACGCCCGCGCCATCGATCGATTGCTCGGCACCGACCTCGTCAGCCACCCCTTGCGCGACCGCCTCAAACAGGACCTTGCGGCAACGCAGGCGCGCTGGGAGCGGGAGTCCGCCACCAGTGGCCTGAACGCCGCCAAGGCGGAGGAGGCCGCCGCCAGCCAACGGGCCGAGGCGGTGCTGGAACGGGCGGCGGCGACCCCGGCGCGTTCCCTGGTCGGGGTGCTGGCGAAACTCACCATCGCCGCCGAATGGGGAAGCCGCGAACCGGACCACGACGCTCAGCCCTGGCCCTTCCTGCACGGCGCGCTGGCCGATCTGGTGAGCGCGGTGACGGGCGCGCGAACCATAGACACGCCGACACCGTGACGCCCACCGCCGGGCGGAAGTCGGCGAATCCGCCGATACGGAAAAGCGGAAAGCCGGAAGGCTGGTTTCACGGATTTCCGCCAGCCCGCACTGAAATTGCCGTGCATATGCGCAAAATTCGACGGGCTTCCGACGAAAGTTCGTTGGAACTTCGACCCCTTCGGCCTCAAAGCAAGGGTGGCGGTGACGCTGCGCCATATCCAAGTA encodes the following:
- the istB gene encoding IS21-like element ISAli13 family helper ATPase IstB, which gives rise to MSDANTATLPVLLSALRLPSIARHWTRHAETADREGWPAARLLATLFELEVADRTARRIQRHHEQSALPAGKTFATFDFDAAPGLSKGRLQALAAGDLWLKNGSNVLAFGPSGTGKSHAAAALGSALIDAGYRVLFTRTTDMVQRLQAARRDLNLESMLDKLDKFDLVILDDFSYVRKDQAETSVLFELIAHRYERHSLLITANQPFSTWDQVFPDPAMCVAAIDRLVHHAVILEMNGESYRKRTAVERAASPLTQEAAVTK
- a CDS encoding helix-turn-helix domain-containing protein, whose translation is MTTAPLVRARGRSRAKLPAGLDVIDAHIGLRVKLRRTLAGLSQSALAERVGVTFQQVQKYENGATSITAARLWQLANALDVPVSFFFDGLPGAGRNGELDPPPPEFDRRETLELVKCYYRLTHPAVRHRLFDLLKATVSALEAGDSPHTGG
- the istA gene encoding IS21-like element ISAli13 family transposase, whose translation is MPGTHHTDKQVQRYMTLRKTHTQAVAAAKADISERSARAIDNDPRPPSQRKAKRTWRTRKDPLLAVWPRVEEMLKETPGLLAVSIFEALQEESGGDDVPDGVRRTLERRIARWRALHGPDQDVFFPQCHPPGRQALSDFTVADDLGVTLAGALFPHRLYHFRLAYSGWEHVRVILGGESFTAVAEGLQEALWGLGGVPAEHRTDSLSAAFKNLNRDAQEDFTRRYTELCRHYGMEGTRNNPGVANENGSIEVSHAHLKRRIDQALLRRHSRDFASLDDYRGFLARLVERHNTRRRALVSAERAVLGALPEHRTADFAALTVPVTRNSTISVDKVLYTVPSRLIGQKLKIHLHDDRLEGFLGATSVITLERGRASGNHRGHVIDFHHVIGTLKRKPQALRHLIYRDALFPRPVYRQVWEALDAELPARRACRVMVGLLALAADGGCEAALAQRLEDLLAAGDLPDLEALTAALRPKPATVTDVAITPPDPAGYDRLLPAATREIPA
- a CDS encoding DUF736 domain-containing protein, with amino-acid sequence MKTLTLNIKARFVPVEKDNEKSPDLRALCGPIEIGAGWRKAAKDTGRLYHSVKLDDPSFPGPIYASLVEIDGGYALIWSR
- a CDS encoding helix-turn-helix domain-containing protein, yielding MESRTVPTGEQLRAARSLLRWERKDLALASKLSEPTIKRLEATRGAVNAHPVTIEALLRAFDAAGVELIEAVDGKGPGVRFKTDQPPV
- a CDS encoding helix-turn-helix domain-containing protein, coding for MDIRKRIGLNVQRIRRARGWSQEQFAFESGLHRTYISGIERGARNPTVTVVKDMADALGVTPAALLEYETASAETAE